In Silene latifolia isolate original U9 population chromosome 3, ASM4854445v1, whole genome shotgun sequence, a single window of DNA contains:
- the LOC141649759 gene encoding uncharacterized protein LOC141649759 — translation MGSRKGKGVVDEGSSRGSTVFDWEVGGAEDDAVKTDLILVGKVWASKAINGRAAIDTMLRLWNPKGKIIGSVVDAREKLFMFKFEDIRDKAKVMEGQPWHFDKFVWCFNEPQDEGKITDTPLYHLPLWACIYDLPIKGRSNLANLSKLGAQLGKFVARDEVAAPELESMVRIRILHDVRKALKSAVEIRMPSGRVDKFTVKYERLPLFCYGCGILGHGAKECESGPYDEDDLQ, via the coding sequence ATGGGGAGTAGGAAGGGCAAGGGAGTGGTGGATGAGGGGAGCAGCAGGGGTAGCACGGTGTTTGATTGGGAGGTCGGGGGAGCGGAGGATGATGCGGTGAAGACTGACCTTATCTTGGTGGGCAAGGTTTGGGCATCGAAGGCGATTAATGGCCGCGCTGCTATTGATACGATGCTCAGATTATGGAACCCGAAGGGTAAAATTATTGGGAGTGTGGTGGATGCGAGAGAGAAGTTGTTTATGTTTAAGTTCGAGGATATTCGAGACAAGGCTAAGGTTATGGAGGGACAACCATGGCACTTCGATAAGTTCGTTTGGTGTTTTAATGAGCCGCAGGATGAAGGTAAGATAACGGATACTCCTTTATACCATCTACCTTTGTGGGCATGTATTTATGATCTCCCCATCAAAGGGCGTTCGAACTTGGCGAATTTGAGCAAGCTTGGGGCGCAGTTGGGGAAATTTGTTGCGAGGGATGAGGTTGCGGCCCCTGAGTTGGAGAGTATGGTTCGTATACGTATACTACATGATGTTCGGAAGGCCCTTAAATCTGCTGTGGAAATTCGAATGCCAAGTGGAAGGGTGGATAAGTTCACCGTGAAGTATGAGCGATTGCCTTTGTTTTGCTATGGGTGTGGGATATTGGGGCATGGGGCTAAGGAATGTGAGAGTGGTCCATACGATGAGGATGATTTGCAGTAG
- the LOC141648113 gene encoding uncharacterized protein LOC141648113: MGATCSRKRDMVAEEPIVQRSSYGYCKSGSTKWLGMTFVRSCRDIQLGTRQCPSLMDLCLQTICRDIHRYTTFSKLPRDISQQIFDELVRSERLTDASFEAFRGCALEDMNLGEYLGVNDNWMDVVSSQGSSLLSLDVSGSDITDSGLSCLKECTNLEALNFNFCDHISDSGLKNMKGFSNLRSLSFRRNNAITSEGMSVFASLTNMVKLDLERCLRIHGGLVHLKGLNKLESLSIKWCNCIKDSDMEHLSGLTNLKSLQISCSQVTDNGITYLKGLHKLTLLNLEGCPITSASLNTLTALGSLLYLNLSRCNLSTNGCESFSGLSSLKILNLSYSNITNASLACLKDLFNLESLNIESCKITNEGIVHLAGLSKLKRLELSDTEIGSSGLEHLSGLTNLESINLSFTKVSDMGMIKLSGLSSLTSLNLDLPRLTDTGLAALTSLTALTHLDLFGARITDHGMSYLRNFKNLRLLEICGGHITDDGVKYIKDLSSLTLLNLSQNRSLTDKSLSIISGLTELVSLNVSNSRITSGGLQHLKSLKHLKSLSLECCKVTANDIRKLQSTHLPDLVSFRPY, encoded by the exons ATGGGTGCTACTTGCTCTAGGAAGAGAGATATGGTTGCTGAAGAACCAATTGTGCAGAGAAGCTCATATGGATACTGCAAAAGTGGAAGCACCAAATGGCTAGGAATGACATTCGTTCGCTCCTGTCGAGATATTCAGCTGGGAACAAGACAATGCCCATCACTCATGGATCTGTGTCTACAAACAATATGCCGG GATATACATAGATATACTACCTTTTCCAAGTTGCCAAGGGATATCAGCCAGCAAATTTTTGATGAATTGGTTCGTTCTGAACGTTTAACTGATGCCTCATTCGAAGCTTTCCGAGGATGTGCTCTTGAG GATATGAACTTGGGAGAGTATCTTGGAGTCAATGACAACTGGATGGATGTTGTGTCGTCACAAGGATCATCTCTGCTTTCTTTGGATGTTTCTGGGTCTGATATAACTGATTCTGGGCTAAGTTGCCTCAAAGAGTGCACAAATTTGGAGGCATTGAACTTCAACTTTTGTGATCACATATCCGACTCTGGCCTAAAAAATATGAAAG GGTTTTCAAACTTGAGAAGCCTTAGTTTTAGAAGGAACAATGCTATCACATCTGAAGGAATGAGTGTTTTTGCAAGCTTGACAAACATGGTAAAGCTGGACTTGGAGCGGTGCCTTAGAATCCATGGAGGGCTTGTTCACCTCAAAG GTTTGAATAAACTGGAATCTCTCAGCATCAAGTGGTGTAACTGCATAAAGGATTCAGACATGGAGCATCTATCAG GGCTTACGAATTTGAAATCTTTACAGATTTCATGCAGTCAGGTTACAGATAATGGCATTACTTACTTGAAGG GATTACACAAGCTTACATTATTGAACCTGGAGGGCTGTCCTATCACTTCTGCAAGCTTGAACACACTCACAG CACTTGGTTCCCTGTTATACTTGAATCTTAGCAGGTGTAACTTGTCTACCAATGGATGTGAGAGCTTCTCTG GACTGAGCAGCTTAAAGATATTGAATTTGTCATACAGTAACATTACAAATGCATCTCTAGCGTGCCTGAAAG ATCTTTTTAATTTGGAGAGCTTGAACATCGAATCTTGTAAGATTACTAATGAAGGCATCGTTCACTTAGCAG GTCTGTCCAAGTTAAAACGTTTGGAGTTGTCTGATACTGAAATAGGAAGCAGTGGACTTGAGCATCTCTCTG GACTGACCAATCTGGAAAGCATAAATCTCTCATTTACTAAGGTCTCTGACATGGGGATGATCAAACTGTCGGGGTTATCGTCTCTTACCTCACTAAACTTAGATCTACCCCGACTTACAGATACTGGGCTGGCTGCTCTTACAA GCCTAACTGCATTGACTCACCTGGACCTCTTTGGAGCTCGCATCACAGATCATGGGATGAGCTACTTGAGAA ACTTCAAAAACCTTCGACTATTAGAGATATGTGGTGGACACATAACTGATGATGGTgtgaaatatatcaaagatctgTCATCCTTGACACTGCTGAACCTATCGCAAAATCGCAGCTTGACTGACAAATCCTTGTCAATCATCTCTG GGTTGACAGAGCTAGTATCTCTGAACGTCTCAAATTCACGAATAACAAGTGGTGGACTACAGCATTTGAAGTCTCTCAAGCATCTGAaatctttgtctttggaatgtTGCAAAGTTACTGCAAACGACATTAGAAAGCTTCAGTCCACGCATCTCCCGGACTTGGTTAGTTTTCGCCCGTACTAA
- the LOC141648115 gene encoding protein TOPLESS-like isoform X1, whose protein sequence is MSSLSRELVFLILQFLDEEKFKETVHKLEQESGFFFNMKHFEDEVHNGNWDEVEKYLSGFTKVDDNRYSMKIFFEIRKQKYLEALDKHDRPKAVDILVKDLKVFASFNEDLFKEITQLLTLENFRENEQLSKYGDTKSARAIMLIELKKLIEANPLFRDKLQFPSLKNSRLRTLINQSLNWQHQLCKNPRPNPDIKTLFVDHTCGQPNGARAPSPANNPLLGGLPKAGGFPPMGAQVPFQPIPGQVPAALAGWMSSSGGPSLGGPSIPAALKHPRTPPTNSSVDYPSADSDHVAKRTRPLVIGDEVNLPVNVLPVSFPGHGYGQPFNIPDDLPKTVIRTLNQGSSPMSMDFHPVQLTLLLVGTNVGDIALWEVGSRERLVSRNFKVWDLSTCSMPLQAALVKDPAVSVNRVIWSPDGSLFGVAYSRHIVQIYSYHGGEEVRQHLEIDAHTGGVNDIAFSTPNKQLCVITCGDDKTIKVWDAATGSKQYTFEGHEAPVYSVCPHYKESIQFIFSTAIDGKIKAWLYDNLGSRVDYEAPGRWCTTMAYSQDGTRLFSCGTSKDGESHIVEWNESEGAVKRTYLGFRKKSLGVIQFDTTKNRYLAAGDDFSIKFWDMDNVQLLTSIDADGGLPASPRIRFNKDGTLLAISASENGIKVLANSDGQRLLRTYETYDSRASESLAKVPSINSISAAAVAAAGVATSSGLPERGTPMGMGGMNGDSRTLGEVKSRIIEESNDKSKVWKLTEINEPSQCRSSRLPDHMRAAKIARLIYTNSGNAILALASNAIHLLWKWQRNERNTSGKATASVSPQLWQPSSGIVMTNDVSDASSEEAVPCFALSKNDSYVMSASGGKISLFNMMTFKTMTVFMPPPPAATFLAFHPQDNNIIAIGMDDSSIQIYNVRVDEVKSKLKGHSKRITGLAFSHLLNVLVSSGADSQICVWSSDGWEKQRSKFLQLPQGRTPRSLSDTRVQFHQDQTHFLVVHETQLAIFETKQLDCVKQWVPHESSAPISHAAFSCDSQLVYASFLDATVCVFNSANLRLRCRINPSAYLPASVSSSNVHPLVIAAHPQEANQFAVGLSDGGVHVFEPLESDGKWGAPPPIENGSGGSIPTTPSVGASASDQQQR, encoded by the exons ATGTCTTCTCTTAGTAGAGAGCTTGTCTTTTTAATTTTGCAGTTTTTAGATGAAGAAAAGTTCAAAGAGACTGTTCACAA GCTTGAACAAGAATCTGGATTTTTTTTCAATATGAAGCACTTTGAGGATGAGGTACATAATGGTAATTGGGATGAGGTTGAGAAGTACCTTTCTGGCTTTACCAAAGTGGATGATAATCGATACTCGATGAAGATATTTTTTGAAATCCGTAAGCAGAAGTATTTGGAGGCGTTGGACAA GCATGATCGTCCGAAAGCTGTGGATATACTGGTGAAAGATTTAAAGGTTTTTGCTTCTTTTAATGAGGACCTTTTTAAGGAGATAACCCAACTGTTGACATTGGAGAATTTCAG AGAGAATGAGCAGCTTTCCAAGTATGGAGATACAAAATCGGCAAGGGCTATCATGTTAATTGAGCTCAAGAAGCTCATTGAAGCCAATCCCTTGTTTCGTGACAAGTTGCAGTTTCCAAGCCTGAAGAATTCGAGGTTGCGGACTCTCATCAACCAAAG TCTAAATTGGCAGCATCAACTCTGTAAAAACCCTAGGCCGAATCCAGATATAAAAACTCTGTTTGTGGATCATACTTGTGGACAACCAAATGGTGCTCGAGCTCCATCACCCGCGAATAATCCACTTTTGGGGGGATTGCCTAAAGCTGGAGGGTTTCCTCCAATGGGTGCCCAAGTG CCTTTTCAACCCATACCTGGGCAAGTTCCAGCTGCACTTGCTGGTTGGATGTCCAGTTCTGGTGGACCATCGCTTGGTGGTCCATCAATTCCTG CTGCACTAAAACATCCAAGGACCCCACCCACAAACTCTTCCGTGGATTACCCTTCTGCCGACTCTGATCATGTTGCCAAAAGAACAAGACCTCTAGTCATTGGTGATGAG GTGAATTTACCTGTCAATGTATTGCCAGTATCGTTCCCCGGCCATGGTTATGGGCAGCCTTTTAATATACCTGATGACTTGCCGAAGACTGTCATCAGGACTTTGAATCAGGGATCATCTCCTATGAGCATGGATTTTCATCCTGTTCAACTAACACTACTTCTTG TCGGCACAAATGTCGGGGACATAGCGTTGTGGGAAGTTGGCTCTCGGGAAAGACTGGTTTCGAGGAATTTCAAAGTCTGGGATCTTAGTACATGTTCAATGCCGCTGCAG GCAGCTCTAGTGAAAGATCCAGCTGTCTCTGTGAATCGTGTGATTTGGAGTCCTGATGGATCCTTATTCG GTGTTGCTTATTCAAGGCATATTGTACAAATATATTCATATCATGGTGGTGAAGAAGTTCGACAACATTTGGAA ATTGATGCGCACACTGGTGGAGTGAATGACATTGCTTTTTCCACTCCCAATAAACAACTATGTGTTATCACCTGTGGTGATGACAAGACGATTAAG GTTTGGGATGCTGCTACTGGTTCAAAGCAGTATACCTTTGAAGGGCATGAGGCCCCTGTTTATTCAGTGTGCCCTCACTACAAAGAAAGCATTCAG TTCATATTTTCAACTGCTATTGATGGGAAAATAAAAGCATGGTTATATGACAATTTGGGCTCTCGAGTGGATTATGAGGCTCCAGGTCGCTGGTGCACAACTATGGCTTATAGTCAAGATGGTACCAG GCTGTTTTCTTGTGGAACGAGTAAAGATGGAGAATCACATATTGTTGAATGGAATGAAAGTGAAGGTGCTGTGAAAAGAACCTACCTAGGATTTCGGAAGAAATCTTTGGGTGTCATTCAATTTGATACCACTAAGAATCGATATTTGGCCGCTGGTGACGATTTCTCCATAAAGTTCTGGGATATGGATAATGTACAGCTACTGACCTCCATTGATGCTGATGGAGGGCTCCCA GCCAGTCCTCGTATACGGTTCAACAAAGATGGTACACTGTTGGCCATCTCTGCTAGTGAGAATGGGATCAAAGTTCTGGCTAATTCTGACGGACAGCGGCTATTACGAACATACGAAACTTATGATTCTAGAGCATCTGAATCTTTGGCCAAGGTA CCTTCGATAAACTCCATTTCTGCTGCCGCCGTTGCTGCTGCAGGTGTTGCCACTAGTTCTGGACTTCCTGAGAGAGGCACCCCTATGGGCATGGGTGGAATG AATGGGGATTCTAGAACACTGGGAGAGGTAAAATCTAGAATTATTGAAGAAAGCAATGACAAATCCAAGGTTTGGAAGCTTACTGAGATAAACGAACCTTCACAATGTCGATCATCAAGACTCCCTGACCACATGAGAGCAGCAAAG ATTGCAAGATTGATCTATACTAATTCAGGTAATGCTATCCTGGCATTGGCTTCAAATGCAATTCACTTGCTATGGAAATGGCAGCGGAATGAACGTAATACGAGTGGAAAG GCGACAGCTAGTGTTTCACCTCAGCTCTGGCAACCTTCTAGCGGCATTGTCATGACGAATGATGTGTCAGATGCAAGTTCTGAAGAGGCTGTTCCCTGCTTTGCATTGTCCAAAAATGATTCTTATGTTATGTCTGCATCGGGAGGCAAGATTTCGCTTTTTAATATGATGACATTTAAG ACAATGACGGTCTTTATGCCTCCACCTCCAGCAGCAACATTTCTTGCATTCCATCCCCAAGATAACAATATCATTGCTATTGGGATGGATGACTCGAGTATTCAGATATATAATGTTCGAGTAGATGAG GTCAAAAGCAAGTTAAAAGGCCACTCGAAAAGAATAACTGGTTTGGCCTTCTCACATTTGTTAAATGTTCTGGTCTCTTCAGGCGCAGATTCCCAG ATTTGTGTTTGGAGTTCAGATGGGTGGGAAAAGCAAAGGTCTAAGTTTCTACAGCTCCCACAAGGAAGAACACCAAGATCTTTATCGGATACTCGTGTACAGTTTCATCAAGACCAGACACATTTCCTTGTTGTTCATGAAACCCAACTAGCAATATTTGAAACAAAGCAGTTAGATTGTGTAAAACAG TGGGTTCCACACGAGTCGTCTGCTCCCATCTCTCACGCGGCGTTTTCGTGTGATAGTCAACTCGTTTATGCCAGCTTCCTGGACGCCACTGTTTGCGTATTTAACTCTGCAAATCTCAGACTACGATGTCGCATTAATCCTTCTGCTTACCTCCCGGCAAGCGTCAG TAGCTCTAATGTGCATCCGCTTGTGATTGCGGCACATCCACAAGAAGCAAACCAATTTGCAGTAGGACTGTCTGATGGTGGCGTTCATGTATTTGAGCCCCTCGAGTCTGACGGGAAATGGGGCGCTCCGCCTCCTATAGAAAACGGTTCTGGAGGCAGTATCCCGACCACACCTTCAGTAGGAGCTTCAGCTTCAGATCAACAACAAAGATGA
- the LOC141648115 gene encoding protein TOPLESS-like isoform X2, whose protein sequence is MSSLSRELVFLILQFLDEEKFKETVHKLEQESGFFFNMKHFEDEVHNGNWDEVEKYLSGFTKVDDNRYSMKIFFEIRKQKYLEALDKHDRPKAVDILVKDLKVFASFNEDLFKEITQLLTLENFRENEQLSKYGDTKSARAIMLIELKKLIEANPLFRDKLQFPSLKNSRLRTLINQSLNWQHQLCKNPRPNPDIKTLFVDHTCGQPNGARAPSPANNPLLGGLPKAGGFPPMGAQVPFQPIPGQVPAALAGWMSSSGGPSLGGPSIPAALKHPRTPPTNSSVDYPSADSDHVAKRTRPLVIGDEVNLPVNVLPVSFPGHGYGQPFNIPDDLPKTVIRTLNQGSSPMSMDFHPVQLTLLLVGTNVGDIALWEVGSRERLVSRNFKVWDLSTCSMPLQAALVKDPAVSVNRVIWSPDGSLFGVAYSRHIVQIYSYHGGEEVRQHLEIDAHTGGVNDIAFSTPNKQLCVITCGDDKTIKVWDAATGSKQYTFEGHEAPVYSVCPHYKESIQFIFSTAIDGKIKAWLYDNLGSRVDYEAPGRWCTTMAYSQDGTRLFSCGTSKDGESHIVEWNESEGAVKRTYLGFRKKSLGVIQFDTTKNRYLAAGDDFSIKFWDMDNVQLLTSIDADGGLPASPRIRFNKDGTLLAISASENGIKVLANSDGQRLLRTYETYDSRASESLAKPSINSISAAAVAAAGVATSSGLPERGTPMGMGGMNGDSRTLGEVKSRIIEESNDKSKVWKLTEINEPSQCRSSRLPDHMRAAKIARLIYTNSGNAILALASNAIHLLWKWQRNERNTSGKATASVSPQLWQPSSGIVMTNDVSDASSEEAVPCFALSKNDSYVMSASGGKISLFNMMTFKTMTVFMPPPPAATFLAFHPQDNNIIAIGMDDSSIQIYNVRVDEVKSKLKGHSKRITGLAFSHLLNVLVSSGADSQICVWSSDGWEKQRSKFLQLPQGRTPRSLSDTRVQFHQDQTHFLVVHETQLAIFETKQLDCVKQWVPHESSAPISHAAFSCDSQLVYASFLDATVCVFNSANLRLRCRINPSAYLPASVSSSNVHPLVIAAHPQEANQFAVGLSDGGVHVFEPLESDGKWGAPPPIENGSGGSIPTTPSVGASASDQQQR, encoded by the exons ATGTCTTCTCTTAGTAGAGAGCTTGTCTTTTTAATTTTGCAGTTTTTAGATGAAGAAAAGTTCAAAGAGACTGTTCACAA GCTTGAACAAGAATCTGGATTTTTTTTCAATATGAAGCACTTTGAGGATGAGGTACATAATGGTAATTGGGATGAGGTTGAGAAGTACCTTTCTGGCTTTACCAAAGTGGATGATAATCGATACTCGATGAAGATATTTTTTGAAATCCGTAAGCAGAAGTATTTGGAGGCGTTGGACAA GCATGATCGTCCGAAAGCTGTGGATATACTGGTGAAAGATTTAAAGGTTTTTGCTTCTTTTAATGAGGACCTTTTTAAGGAGATAACCCAACTGTTGACATTGGAGAATTTCAG AGAGAATGAGCAGCTTTCCAAGTATGGAGATACAAAATCGGCAAGGGCTATCATGTTAATTGAGCTCAAGAAGCTCATTGAAGCCAATCCCTTGTTTCGTGACAAGTTGCAGTTTCCAAGCCTGAAGAATTCGAGGTTGCGGACTCTCATCAACCAAAG TCTAAATTGGCAGCATCAACTCTGTAAAAACCCTAGGCCGAATCCAGATATAAAAACTCTGTTTGTGGATCATACTTGTGGACAACCAAATGGTGCTCGAGCTCCATCACCCGCGAATAATCCACTTTTGGGGGGATTGCCTAAAGCTGGAGGGTTTCCTCCAATGGGTGCCCAAGTG CCTTTTCAACCCATACCTGGGCAAGTTCCAGCTGCACTTGCTGGTTGGATGTCCAGTTCTGGTGGACCATCGCTTGGTGGTCCATCAATTCCTG CTGCACTAAAACATCCAAGGACCCCACCCACAAACTCTTCCGTGGATTACCCTTCTGCCGACTCTGATCATGTTGCCAAAAGAACAAGACCTCTAGTCATTGGTGATGAG GTGAATTTACCTGTCAATGTATTGCCAGTATCGTTCCCCGGCCATGGTTATGGGCAGCCTTTTAATATACCTGATGACTTGCCGAAGACTGTCATCAGGACTTTGAATCAGGGATCATCTCCTATGAGCATGGATTTTCATCCTGTTCAACTAACACTACTTCTTG TCGGCACAAATGTCGGGGACATAGCGTTGTGGGAAGTTGGCTCTCGGGAAAGACTGGTTTCGAGGAATTTCAAAGTCTGGGATCTTAGTACATGTTCAATGCCGCTGCAG GCAGCTCTAGTGAAAGATCCAGCTGTCTCTGTGAATCGTGTGATTTGGAGTCCTGATGGATCCTTATTCG GTGTTGCTTATTCAAGGCATATTGTACAAATATATTCATATCATGGTGGTGAAGAAGTTCGACAACATTTGGAA ATTGATGCGCACACTGGTGGAGTGAATGACATTGCTTTTTCCACTCCCAATAAACAACTATGTGTTATCACCTGTGGTGATGACAAGACGATTAAG GTTTGGGATGCTGCTACTGGTTCAAAGCAGTATACCTTTGAAGGGCATGAGGCCCCTGTTTATTCAGTGTGCCCTCACTACAAAGAAAGCATTCAG TTCATATTTTCAACTGCTATTGATGGGAAAATAAAAGCATGGTTATATGACAATTTGGGCTCTCGAGTGGATTATGAGGCTCCAGGTCGCTGGTGCACAACTATGGCTTATAGTCAAGATGGTACCAG GCTGTTTTCTTGTGGAACGAGTAAAGATGGAGAATCACATATTGTTGAATGGAATGAAAGTGAAGGTGCTGTGAAAAGAACCTACCTAGGATTTCGGAAGAAATCTTTGGGTGTCATTCAATTTGATACCACTAAGAATCGATATTTGGCCGCTGGTGACGATTTCTCCATAAAGTTCTGGGATATGGATAATGTACAGCTACTGACCTCCATTGATGCTGATGGAGGGCTCCCA GCCAGTCCTCGTATACGGTTCAACAAAGATGGTACACTGTTGGCCATCTCTGCTAGTGAGAATGGGATCAAAGTTCTGGCTAATTCTGACGGACAGCGGCTATTACGAACATACGAAACTTATGATTCTAGAGCATCTGAATCTTTGGCCAAG CCTTCGATAAACTCCATTTCTGCTGCCGCCGTTGCTGCTGCAGGTGTTGCCACTAGTTCTGGACTTCCTGAGAGAGGCACCCCTATGGGCATGGGTGGAATG AATGGGGATTCTAGAACACTGGGAGAGGTAAAATCTAGAATTATTGAAGAAAGCAATGACAAATCCAAGGTTTGGAAGCTTACTGAGATAAACGAACCTTCACAATGTCGATCATCAAGACTCCCTGACCACATGAGAGCAGCAAAG ATTGCAAGATTGATCTATACTAATTCAGGTAATGCTATCCTGGCATTGGCTTCAAATGCAATTCACTTGCTATGGAAATGGCAGCGGAATGAACGTAATACGAGTGGAAAG GCGACAGCTAGTGTTTCACCTCAGCTCTGGCAACCTTCTAGCGGCATTGTCATGACGAATGATGTGTCAGATGCAAGTTCTGAAGAGGCTGTTCCCTGCTTTGCATTGTCCAAAAATGATTCTTATGTTATGTCTGCATCGGGAGGCAAGATTTCGCTTTTTAATATGATGACATTTAAG ACAATGACGGTCTTTATGCCTCCACCTCCAGCAGCAACATTTCTTGCATTCCATCCCCAAGATAACAATATCATTGCTATTGGGATGGATGACTCGAGTATTCAGATATATAATGTTCGAGTAGATGAG GTCAAAAGCAAGTTAAAAGGCCACTCGAAAAGAATAACTGGTTTGGCCTTCTCACATTTGTTAAATGTTCTGGTCTCTTCAGGCGCAGATTCCCAG ATTTGTGTTTGGAGTTCAGATGGGTGGGAAAAGCAAAGGTCTAAGTTTCTACAGCTCCCACAAGGAAGAACACCAAGATCTTTATCGGATACTCGTGTACAGTTTCATCAAGACCAGACACATTTCCTTGTTGTTCATGAAACCCAACTAGCAATATTTGAAACAAAGCAGTTAGATTGTGTAAAACAG TGGGTTCCACACGAGTCGTCTGCTCCCATCTCTCACGCGGCGTTTTCGTGTGATAGTCAACTCGTTTATGCCAGCTTCCTGGACGCCACTGTTTGCGTATTTAACTCTGCAAATCTCAGACTACGATGTCGCATTAATCCTTCTGCTTACCTCCCGGCAAGCGTCAG TAGCTCTAATGTGCATCCGCTTGTGATTGCGGCACATCCACAAGAAGCAAACCAATTTGCAGTAGGACTGTCTGATGGTGGCGTTCATGTATTTGAGCCCCTCGAGTCTGACGGGAAATGGGGCGCTCCGCCTCCTATAGAAAACGGTTCTGGAGGCAGTATCCCGACCACACCTTCAGTAGGAGCTTCAGCTTCAGATCAACAACAAAGATGA